A single window of Nicotiana tomentosiformis chromosome 1, ASM39032v3, whole genome shotgun sequence DNA harbors:
- the LOC104103362 gene encoding squalene monooxygenase SE1-like isoform X1, which produces MEMIIFLGSFIASLFGLLLLYNMIRRKIMEIRNIASNVVLIKDHKSYGKTDVIIVGAGVAGSALACTFGKDGRRVHVIERDLTEPHRMVGELLQPGGYLKLVDLGLEDCLEDIDAQRVVGYTLYKKNGEHIMLSYPLEKFQAADMSGRCFHNGRFVQKMREKAATLPNVRLEQGTVTSLIEEKGTVKGVNYKTKDGRELSAYAPLTIVCDGCFSNLRRSLCNLKMDIPSTYVGLILKDCQLPYANHGVLVMSDPSPVTFYPVSSTEVRCLVLIAGQNVPSIANGEMVNYLTNVVAPQVPSELRDALITAIREENNIRTMQFRSMPATCSTIPGSLLIGDAFNMRHPLSAGGMTVALSDIVVLRHLLKPLTDFNDANAVSKYLQRFYTLRKPLASTINILAGVTYQVFSPSLDPSRKEIREVFYGYLRVGGIFTNGAIGLLAGLNPRPLSLPFHFIAVAVYTFGRLLLPFPTPKGILRAATLLYVACGMIFPIIKAEGIKHMFFPVIFPA; this is translated from the exons ATGGAGATGATAATTTTTTTGGGCAGTTTTATCGCTTCCCTTTTTGGACTCCTCTTGCTGTACAATATGATCAGAAGGAaaataatggaaataagaaaCATAGCATCAAATGTGGTACTGATTAAGGATCATAAGTCCTATGGTAAAACGGATGTTATCATTGTCGGTGCCGGCGTTGCTGGTTCTGCTTTGGCCTGCACTTTTGGTAAG GATGGACGACGAGTTCACGTGATAGAGAGGGACTTGACTGAACCACATAGAATGGTTGGTGAACTTCTACAGCCAGGTGGCTATCTCAAATTAGTCGACTTAGGCCTTGAAG ATTGCTTGGAAGATATAGATGCTCAAAGAGTTGTAGGATATACTCTTTACAAGAAGAATGGAGAACATATTATGCTTTCCTATCCCTTAGAGAAGTTCCAGGCAGCAGATATGTCCGGAAGATGTTTCCACAATGGGCGTTTCGTTCAGAAGATGAGGGAAAAAGCTGCCACCCTCCCCAA TGTAAGACTTGAACAGGGAACAGTCACGTCTTTGATAGAAGAAAAGGGAACTGTGAAAGGGGTAAATTACAAGACAAAAGATGGACGAGAGCTATCTGCTTATGCTCCTCTTACAATTGTTTGTGATGGTTGCTTCTCGAATCTGCGACGCTCCTTATGCAATCTCAAG ATGGATATTCCTTCGACTTATGTTGGATTAATTTTAAAAGATTGTCAACTCCCATATGCAAACCACGGAGTTCTTGTCATGTCAGACCCTTCACCAGTGACATTTTATCCAGTCAGCAGCACTGAGGTTCGTTGTCTGGTTCTTATTGCTGGTCAAAATGTACCTTCTATCGCTAATGGAGAAATGGTCAATTATTTGACGAATGTGGTTGCTCCTCAG GTACCTAGTGAATTGAGGGATGCATTAATAACAGCGATTAGGGAGGAAAACAATATAAGAACAATGCAATTCAGAAGCATGCCAGCAACTTGTAGTACAATTCCAGGTTCTCTTCTAATAGGAGATGCCTTCAATATGAGGCATCCTTTATCAGCAGGAGGAATGACTGTTGCTCTTTCCGACATTGTTGTCCTTCGCCATCTTCTTAAACCTCTCACTGACTTTAATGATGCAAATGCTGTGTCCAAGTATCTTCAACGCTTTTACACTCTTAGAAAA CCACTAGCATCAACAATAAACATACTGGCTGGTGTAACATACCAAGTTTTCAGTCCTTCGCTTGATCCATCAAGAAAAGAGATTAGGGAAGTATTTTATGGTTATTTAAGAGTTGGAGGGATTTTTACAAATGGAGCAATTGGTTTGCTTGCTGGTCTAAATCCAAGGCCTCTCAGCTTGCCTTTTCATTTCATTGCTGTGGCAGTATATACTTTTGGTCGCTTATTGCTTCCATTTCCTACTCCCAAGGGAATTTTGCGCGCTGCCACGTTGCTTTAT GTTGCATGTGGTATGATATTTCCCATTATTAAAGCAGAAGGAATTAAACACATGTTTTTTCCAGTAATTTTTCCAGCCTAG
- the LOC104103362 gene encoding squalene epoxidase 3-like isoform X2 produces MEMIIFLGSFIASLFGLLLLYNMIRRKIMEIRNIASNVVLIKDHKSYGKTDVIIVGAGVAGSALACTFGKDGRRVHVIERDLTEPHRMVGELLQPGGYLKLVDLGLEDCLEDIDAQRVVGYTLYKKNGEHIMLSYPLEKFQAADMSGRCFHNGRFVQKMREKAATLPNVRLEQGTVTSLIEEKGTVKGVNYKTKDGRELSAYAPLTIVCDGCFSNLRRSLCNLKMDIPSTYVGLILKDCQLPYANHGVLVMSDPSPVTFYPVSSTEVRCLVLIAGQNVPSIANGEMVNYLTNVVAPQVPSELRDALITAIREENNIRTMQFRSMPATCSTIPGSLLIGDAFNMRHPLSAGGMTVALSDIVVLRHLLKPLTDFNDANAVSKYLQRFYTLRKVACGMIFPIIKAEGIKHMFFPVIFPA; encoded by the exons ATGGAGATGATAATTTTTTTGGGCAGTTTTATCGCTTCCCTTTTTGGACTCCTCTTGCTGTACAATATGATCAGAAGGAaaataatggaaataagaaaCATAGCATCAAATGTGGTACTGATTAAGGATCATAAGTCCTATGGTAAAACGGATGTTATCATTGTCGGTGCCGGCGTTGCTGGTTCTGCTTTGGCCTGCACTTTTGGTAAG GATGGACGACGAGTTCACGTGATAGAGAGGGACTTGACTGAACCACATAGAATGGTTGGTGAACTTCTACAGCCAGGTGGCTATCTCAAATTAGTCGACTTAGGCCTTGAAG ATTGCTTGGAAGATATAGATGCTCAAAGAGTTGTAGGATATACTCTTTACAAGAAGAATGGAGAACATATTATGCTTTCCTATCCCTTAGAGAAGTTCCAGGCAGCAGATATGTCCGGAAGATGTTTCCACAATGGGCGTTTCGTTCAGAAGATGAGGGAAAAAGCTGCCACCCTCCCCAA TGTAAGACTTGAACAGGGAACAGTCACGTCTTTGATAGAAGAAAAGGGAACTGTGAAAGGGGTAAATTACAAGACAAAAGATGGACGAGAGCTATCTGCTTATGCTCCTCTTACAATTGTTTGTGATGGTTGCTTCTCGAATCTGCGACGCTCCTTATGCAATCTCAAG ATGGATATTCCTTCGACTTATGTTGGATTAATTTTAAAAGATTGTCAACTCCCATATGCAAACCACGGAGTTCTTGTCATGTCAGACCCTTCACCAGTGACATTTTATCCAGTCAGCAGCACTGAGGTTCGTTGTCTGGTTCTTATTGCTGGTCAAAATGTACCTTCTATCGCTAATGGAGAAATGGTCAATTATTTGACGAATGTGGTTGCTCCTCAG GTACCTAGTGAATTGAGGGATGCATTAATAACAGCGATTAGGGAGGAAAACAATATAAGAACAATGCAATTCAGAAGCATGCCAGCAACTTGTAGTACAATTCCAGGTTCTCTTCTAATAGGAGATGCCTTCAATATGAGGCATCCTTTATCAGCAGGAGGAATGACTGTTGCTCTTTCCGACATTGTTGTCCTTCGCCATCTTCTTAAACCTCTCACTGACTTTAATGATGCAAATGCTGTGTCCAAGTATCTTCAACGCTTTTACACTCTTAGAAAA GTTGCATGTGGTATGATATTTCCCATTATTAAAGCAGAAGGAATTAAACACATGTTTTTTCCAGTAATTTTTCCAGCCTAG